In Miscanthus floridulus cultivar M001 chromosome 5, ASM1932011v1, whole genome shotgun sequence, one genomic interval encodes:
- the LOC136453935 gene encoding uncharacterized protein — protein MADAVGALPPPPTIPECDSGRSSPSHAASPEFEFWMVGRNPSPALLTADELFSGGVVLPLHNLQAPATPDGDGAPAPQPQADPDDDAAADSKGVGADAAALPLPEAQAQAQAEAAQPLAESGIAPTPDLPAVTFKWKDIFKAGGGAGTGAGGEAKERKKVERRVSSVSGNAELININIWPFSRSRSAGAGAGSLSRAKPNPNPNPNTTAAAAGASASAGASANPNANASAPSAPPAPAPAPRKVSSAPCSRSNSRGESSGPVPTIPTATAVAVAAAAPEAAAGEEDADAATQPQAAPLPAAAGTSSATSMFRRWVPGQGRNNNNAAGSGSGGIRVGRPSAVWQLRRNKLQQTAAEQKQVSAKKKAAAGAAPASAPALAAAAASDDMAAPSVAAPAAVCRNNVDGTGEEGNPPQGLFGLRTFFSKKVY, from the coding sequence ATGGCGGACGCCGTGGGggcgcttcctcctcctcccacgATACCGGAGTGCGACTCCGGGAGGTCCTCGCCGTCCCACGCCGCGTCGCCGGAGTTCGAGTTCTGGATGGTGGGCAGGAACCCGTCCCCGGCGCTGCTCACCGCCGACGAGCTCTTCTCCGGCGGCGTCGTGCTCCCGCTCCACAACCTCCAGGCACCGGCCACCCCGGACGGCGACGGCGCGCCTGCCCCTCAGCCTCAGGCCGACCCCGACGACGACGCGGCGGCGGACTCGAAGGGCGTGGGCGCGGACGCCGCGGCGCTCCCGCTGCCCGAAGCGCAGGCGCAGGCGCAAGCGGAGGCCGCGCAGCCGCTCGCGGAGTCCGGTATCGCGCCGACCCCGGATCTCCCCGCCGTCACGTTCAAGTGGAAGGACATCTTCAAggcgggcggcggcgctggcaccggcgccggcggcgaggcCAAGGAGCGCAAGAAGGTGGAGCGGCGCGTGAGCAGCGTCAGCGGGAACGCCGAGCTGATTAACATTAACATCTGGCCCTTCTCCAGGAGCCGCTCCGCCGGCGCAGGTGCCGGCTCCTTGAGCAGGGCCAAGCCCAATCCAAATCCAAACCCcaacaccaccgccgccgccgccggcgcaagCGCCAGTGCCGGTGCGAGCGCCAATCCCAACGCCAATGCCAGCGCCCCGAGTGCGCCGCCGGCCCCGGCGCCGGCTCCGCGCAAGGTGAGCAGCGCGCCATGCTCCCGTAGCAACTCCCGCGGGGAGTCCTCCGGGCCTGTGCCGACCATTCCCACCGCCACCGCAGTGGCAGTTGCAGCTGCAGCGCCAGAAGCAGCAGCCGGTGAAGAAGACGCCGACGCGGCCACGCAGCCGCAGGCGGCGCCattgcccgccgccgccggcacatCCAGCGCCACGTCCATGTTTAGGAGGTGGGTGCCCGGACAGGGCCGTAACAATAATAACGCAGCAGGGTCCGGGTCCGGCGGCATCCGAGTCGGGCGGCCCAGCGCCGTGTGGCAGCTGAGGCGCAACAAGCTGCAGCAAACCGCCGCCGAGCAGAAGCAGGTGAGCGCCAAGAAGAAGGCGGCCGCGGGCGCAGCCCCGGCCTCGGCACCCGCCTTGGCCGCGGCCGCAGCTAGCGATGACATGGCGGCGCCCAGCGTGGCCGCGCCAGCGGCCGTCTGCCGGAACAACGTGGATGGCACCggcgaggaagggaacccgccgCAGGGGCTCTTCGGGCTCCGGACCTTCTTCTCTAAGAAGGTGTACTGA